Proteins from one Gemmatimonadaceae bacterium genomic window:
- the rpmE gene encoding 50S ribosomal protein L31: MKADIHPEYATATVKCACGNTFQTRSTQAEIHTDVCAACHPFFTGKQRLMDTAGRIERFRQKFAKPESKGEAKATAATAATANSAS; the protein is encoded by the coding sequence ATGAAAGCCGACATCCATCCCGAATACGCCACGGCAACTGTGAAGTGCGCCTGCGGTAATACGTTCCAGACCCGTTCCACGCAGGCCGAGATTCACACGGACGTGTGCGCCGCGTGCCACCCGTTCTTCACGGGCAAGCAGCGCCTCATGGACACCGCCGGCCGTATCGAGCGCTTCCGTCAGAAGTTCGCCAAGCCGGAATCCAAGGGTGAGGCAAAAGCGACCGCGGCCACCGCGGCCACCGCGAACAGCGCGAGCTAA